Proteins from one methanogenic archaeon mixed culture ISO4-G1 genomic window:
- a CDS encoding nitroreductase family protein, with protein sequence MNDVIKAMIERRSIRDFKPDMPEKEDLEQIIEAGLYAANGMSTQDPIIVAVTDKAVRDRLSQINGRILGEEGSDPFYGAPVIFIVLSRSDWRNRVYDGSLVIGNMMLAAHSLGLGSIWINRAKQEFEMPEWKEFLSDIGIKGEWEGIGHCAVGYMNCELPKPPERKPGRVYWVQ encoded by the coding sequence ATGAACGACGTCATCAAGGCAATGATCGAGAGGAGGAGCATCAGGGATTTCAAGCCCGACATGCCCGAGAAGGAGGACCTGGAACAGATAATCGAGGCCGGTCTGTACGCAGCCAACGGTATGAGCACTCAGGACCCCATCATCGTGGCGGTGACCGACAAGGCGGTCAGGGACAGGCTCTCGCAGATCAACGGGAGGATCCTCGGAGAGGAGGGATCCGATCCGTTCTACGGTGCTCCGGTCATCTTCATAGTGCTCTCCAGGTCGGATTGGAGGAACCGTGTCTACGACGGCAGCCTCGTCATAGGGAACATGATGCTCGCCGCCCACTCACTGGGGCTGGGAAGCATCTGGATCAACAGGGCCAAGCAGGAGTTCGAGATGCCAGAATGGAAGGAGTTCCTCAGCGATATCGGCATCAAGGGCGAGTGGGAAGGCATCGGCCATTGTGCGGTCGGATACATGAACTGCGAGCTGCCGAAGCCCCCGGAGAGGAAGCCCGGCAGGGTCTATTGGGTCCAATGA
- a CDS encoding N-acetyl-gamma-glutamyl-phosphate reductase ArgC: MVKVGIIGGTGYTGGELSRLLCTHPDVEIAALTSRQNAGRKVQDVHTFLKGYVGDLEFTEKISDTKDLDFVFVATPHGVAMKEVPALLEQGIKAIDLSGDYRLHDVSAYEKWYGHQHTDVENLQKAVYGLPEFFRDEIKGADLVANPGCYATSIILAIAPLMKAGIVGQDIIVDAKSGTSGAGMVPTERTHHSTCGETIIPYSVGKHRHTPEIEMAVDKFAGSHVKVTFVPQLLPIVRGILSSCYFSTKEEVTQEEVDSIYSKQYGNETFVHYVPEPSIRAVVASNHAQVSSKVLGDKVVSFGVLDNLVKGASGQAVQCMNLMLGLDEKKGLNIPGLGV, encoded by the coding sequence ATGGTAAAAGTCGGAATAATAGGCGGAACCGGATACACGGGAGGGGAACTGTCACGTCTCTTGTGCACCCATCCTGATGTTGAGATAGCCGCGCTCACGTCCCGTCAGAACGCGGGACGCAAGGTCCAGGATGTGCACACCTTCCTCAAGGGATACGTGGGCGACCTGGAGTTCACCGAGAAGATATCCGACACCAAGGATCTGGACTTCGTGTTCGTGGCCACACCCCACGGTGTCGCCATGAAGGAAGTGCCTGCACTCCTGGAGCAGGGCATCAAGGCGATCGACCTGTCGGGCGACTACCGCCTGCACGATGTGTCCGCCTACGAGAAATGGTACGGGCACCAGCACACGGATGTGGAGAACCTGCAGAAGGCGGTCTACGGCCTCCCGGAGTTCTTCCGCGACGAGATCAAGGGGGCCGACCTGGTGGCGAACCCCGGATGCTATGCGACATCGATCATACTGGCGATAGCTCCGCTCATGAAGGCGGGCATTGTAGGACAGGACATCATCGTCGATGCCAAGTCCGGAACGTCCGGAGCGGGGATGGTCCCGACCGAGCGCACCCATCACTCCACCTGCGGCGAGACGATCATCCCCTACAGCGTGGGGAAGCACCGCCACACGCCCGAGATCGAGATGGCGGTGGACAAGTTCGCGGGCTCGCATGTGAAGGTCACGTTCGTGCCCCAGCTGCTCCCGATAGTCCGCGGCATCCTGTCGTCATGCTACTTCAGCACGAAGGAGGAAGTCACCCAGGAAGAGGTGGATTCGATTTACAGTAAGCAGTACGGCAACGAGACGTTCGTACACTACGTCCCCGAGCCGTCCATACGCGCCGTGGTGGCGTCCAACCACGCACAGGTGTCGTCCAAGGTCCTCGGGGACAAGGTGGTCTCCTTCGGAGTCCTGGACAACCTGGTCAAAGGAGCATCCGGGCAGGCCGTGCAGTGCATGAACCTGATGCTCGGACTGGATGAGAAGAAAGGATTGAACATACCCGGATTGGGGGTCTGA
- a CDS encoding glutamate N-acetyltransferase/amino-acid acetyltransferase ArgJ — MVEIIDGGVTTPQGYKAAGVHSGVKYRSLDLGLVYSEVPATACVGYTSNNVKSAPVQVMMKENSEKLQAVVVNSGNANALTGRRGIEDALEMKKVTATELGLDPTMVGVMSTGLIGRFMDMHKIRYGISRAARELFDGRQADDNFAKAIMTSDTIKKECAVRVRLTDGTLVYIGAICKGSGMIEPHMKVLHGTTLSVITTDANLSVNFREKWGQILDESLNMVSVDGDQSTNDTSILLANGLAGGKCADDDPEFFEALKFVMTKIARDVAADGEGATKLIEVKVTGAETKEDAKILVKEIINSPLVKSAIFGSDPNYGRIMMAVGNSGCKFNLEDVRLTIKGGDMEVPILDSGAPVFQDERSVEVVRMAMDNKEVTILVDLGVGKESATGWGCDLTYDYVRINAEYAT, encoded by the coding sequence ATGGTAGAGATCATAGACGGAGGGGTGACAACCCCGCAGGGCTACAAGGCAGCAGGCGTCCACAGCGGTGTCAAGTACCGCTCGCTGGACCTGGGGCTGGTCTATTCCGAGGTGCCGGCGACGGCATGCGTGGGATACACCAGCAACAACGTCAAGTCTGCGCCCGTACAGGTGATGATGAAGGAGAACTCCGAGAAACTGCAGGCGGTGGTCGTGAACAGCGGTAACGCCAATGCGCTGACCGGACGCCGCGGTATCGAGGATGCCCTCGAGATGAAGAAGGTCACGGCGACGGAGCTGGGACTGGACCCGACCATGGTCGGTGTCATGTCCACCGGGCTCATCGGGCGCTTCATGGATATGCACAAGATCCGCTACGGTATCTCCCGTGCCGCCAGGGAGCTCTTCGACGGGCGTCAGGCCGACGACAACTTCGCCAAGGCCATCATGACCTCCGACACCATCAAGAAGGAATGCGCGGTGCGCGTCCGCCTCACGGACGGGACACTGGTGTACATCGGAGCGATATGCAAGGGGAGCGGAATGATCGAGCCCCACATGAAGGTGCTCCATGGTACCACCCTCTCTGTCATCACAACCGATGCCAACCTGTCGGTGAACTTCCGTGAGAAGTGGGGACAGATCCTCGACGAATCCCTGAACATGGTCTCCGTCGACGGTGACCAGTCCACCAACGACACCAGCATCCTGCTCGCCAACGGTCTCGCCGGAGGGAAGTGCGCCGATGACGACCCCGAGTTCTTCGAGGCCCTCAAGTTCGTCATGACAAAGATCGCCCGCGACGTCGCCGCGGACGGAGAGGGAGCCACGAAGCTCATCGAGGTCAAGGTCACTGGAGCGGAGACCAAGGAGGACGCCAAGATCCTGGTCAAGGAGATCATCAACTCCCCGCTGGTTAAATCCGCAATATTCGGATCCGACCCGAACTACGGCCGTATCATGATGGCCGTAGGTAACAGCGGCTGTAAGTTCAACCTCGAGGATGTCAGGCTGACCATCAAGGGAGGCGACATGGAGGTCCCGATCCTGGATTCCGGAGCACCGGTGTTCCAGGACGAGCGCTCGGTCGAGGTCGTCCGCATGGCGATGGACAACAAGGAGGTCACGATCCTCGTGGACCTGGGTGTCGGAAAGGAATCCGCCACGGGATGGGGATGCGATCTCACGTACGACTACGTCCGCATCAACGCGGAATACGCAACGTGA
- a CDS encoding FKBP-type peptidyl-prolyl cis-trans isomerase produces MTGERTAKKDRDPIFTVCLVVFLIAAVIVTGIYVQKTCFPMGDETASVGDKVTVNYIGTYYDEFGKENAVVFDTSKSDVANNDSYAKSNDFTKKTSYSPLDVTIGSNTMIRGFEDSIVGHKVGDRYMVTCPANESYYGATDVGTLNAKGNEMSASFEMPLTQFQSAYSDVKLVNGESKTFTTKYGWDAQATLVENKTVVITYLPTVNSDGYKVYESGETVVKYIVTSIDDGKIVYDIDIKGAKKVDGNEIQMIKLDLGGQVIYITEIDTDGTITYKSGNNAEKVNETLYFQIEIVKIA; encoded by the coding sequence ATGACTGGCGAAAGGACTGCCAAAAAGGATAGGGACCCGATCTTCACGGTCTGTCTCGTAGTATTCTTGATCGCAGCCGTTATCGTGACAGGGATCTACGTCCAGAAGACGTGCTTCCCCATGGGCGACGAAACGGCATCTGTTGGTGACAAGGTTACCGTCAACTACATCGGTACCTACTATGACGAATTCGGCAAAGAGAATGCTGTCGTGTTTGACACCAGCAAGTCCGATGTCGCGAACAACGACAGCTACGCCAAGTCCAACGACTTTACCAAGAAGACATCCTACTCACCCCTGGATGTCACCATCGGATCGAACACCATGATCCGCGGATTCGAGGATTCGATCGTAGGCCACAAGGTCGGCGACAGATACATGGTCACCTGCCCTGCCAACGAGTCCTACTACGGAGCGACGGACGTCGGTACCCTCAACGCGAAGGGCAACGAGATGTCCGCATCCTTCGAGATGCCCCTGACGCAGTTCCAGTCGGCATACTCCGATGTCAAGCTCGTCAACGGAGAATCCAAGACATTCACGACCAAATACGGATGGGACGCACAGGCCACCCTCGTCGAGAACAAGACCGTCGTCATCACCTACCTCCCCACCGTCAACTCCGACGGATACAAGGTCTACGAGAGCGGGGAGACCGTCGTCAAGTACATCGTGACATCCATCGATGACGGAAAGATCGTCTACGACATCGACATCAAGGGAGCCAAGAAGGTCGACGGGAACGAGATCCAGATGATCAAGCTGGACCTCGGCGGACAGGTCATCTACATCACCGAGATCGACACGGACGGCACCATCACATACAAGTCCGGAAACAATGCAGAGAAGGTCAACGAGACCCTCTACTTCCAGATCGAGATCGTAAAGATCGCTTGA
- a CDS encoding iron ABC transporter ATP-binding protein, whose translation MQLHKEIDETLLTADLDVHLEGLDFTYKGSTNSVLDSLSIDIKGPQLVSILGPNGAGKSTLIHCMNKILEPTGGTVMVNGKNVEDITVKEMAKISSYVPYTSTDSFPLTVVDTILMGRHPHAKWGSIKDDLEIVHEALQLLDIEDLADSMFNELSAGQHQKVMLARGFAQEPRILFLDEPTSNLDIKYQLEITRILRRMSREKKVLVIMISHDINIAAKYSDNIIVLHNHKIHSVGTPEEVITSEMLKEVYDVDAKITMDNGKPHLVLCDDCTYEPLPEDSGVYLP comes from the coding sequence ATGCAGTTACACAAAGAGATTGATGAGACACTGTTGACCGCGGACCTCGACGTCCACCTCGAAGGACTTGACTTCACGTACAAGGGCAGCACGAATTCCGTACTGGATTCCCTGTCCATCGACATAAAGGGCCCACAGCTCGTGTCCATTCTCGGTCCGAACGGAGCGGGGAAATCCACCCTCATCCATTGCATGAACAAGATCCTCGAGCCTACCGGCGGAACGGTCATGGTCAACGGCAAGAACGTCGAGGACATCACCGTGAAGGAGATGGCCAAGATCTCCAGCTATGTCCCGTACACATCCACCGACAGCTTCCCGCTGACCGTCGTGGACACCATCCTCATGGGCCGCCATCCGCATGCCAAATGGGGTTCCATCAAAGATGATCTAGAGATCGTCCATGAAGCGCTGCAGCTCCTCGACATTGAGGATCTTGCGGATTCCATGTTCAACGAGCTGTCGGCCGGGCAGCATCAGAAGGTCATGCTCGCCAGGGGATTCGCCCAGGAACCGCGCATCCTGTTCCTCGACGAACCCACTTCCAACCTGGATATCAAGTACCAGCTGGAGATCACCCGTATCCTGAGGAGGATGTCGCGCGAGAAGAAGGTCCTCGTGATCATGATCAGTCACGACATCAACATAGCCGCGAAGTACTCCGACAACATCATCGTCCTGCATAACCACAAGATTCACTCCGTGGGCACACCGGAGGAGGTCATAACCTCCGAGATGCTTAAGGAGGTCTACGATGTGGATGCGAAGATCACGATGGACAACGGCAAACCCCATCTGGTCCTCTGTGACGACTGCACCTATGAGCCTCTCCCCGAGGATTCCGGTGTATATCTGCCTTGA
- a CDS encoding acetylglutamate kinase ArgB, with translation MNNLYVLKFGGNAIRGREAMMRLAREISQMMSQGASVILVHGGGPEISEEMERRGLKPKKVAGIRVTDLDALDVAEKVLSNLNREVVSCLEEAGVKAIGMPGYHCTLCVRKKPVKAVEDGKEIEVDVGHVGEVEDCDPNVLLDLVENGIVPVIYPIGKDKDGKRLNVNADTMVAGIAAAVPCKEMIAITDVPGILMDVHDPGSKLDRVDLAKIDELIESGIISGGMIPKVDACRKAIESGVSTVRMVNGTDPECIVADVMKEGNLHGTIIVK, from the coding sequence ATGAACAACCTGTACGTCCTTAAGTTCGGAGGGAACGCCATCAGGGGCCGCGAGGCCATGATGCGCCTCGCCAGAGAGATATCCCAGATGATGTCCCAGGGCGCCAGCGTGATACTGGTGCACGGAGGCGGTCCCGAGATCTCCGAGGAGATGGAAAGGCGCGGCCTGAAACCGAAGAAGGTCGCAGGCATCAGGGTCACCGACCTGGATGCATTGGATGTGGCGGAGAAGGTACTGAGCAACCTCAACAGAGAGGTCGTCTCCTGTCTCGAGGAGGCGGGGGTCAAGGCCATTGGCATGCCCGGATACCACTGCACCCTGTGCGTCAGAAAGAAGCCTGTGAAGGCGGTCGAGGACGGGAAGGAGATTGAGGTGGACGTGGGTCATGTGGGAGAGGTCGAGGATTGCGATCCTAACGTGCTCCTGGACCTCGTCGAGAACGGCATCGTCCCTGTCATCTACCCCATCGGTAAGGACAAGGACGGCAAGAGGCTCAACGTCAACGCTGATACCATGGTAGCAGGGATCGCGGCCGCCGTACCCTGCAAGGAAATGATAGCGATCACAGATGTGCCAGGCATACTGATGGACGTCCATGATCCCGGCTCCAAGCTGGATAGGGTCGACCTGGCGAAGATAGACGAACTCATAGAATCGGGAATCATCTCCGGAGGGATGATCCCCAAGGTGGATGCATGCCGCAAGGCGATAGAGTCCGGTGTGTCCACCGTACGCATGGTCAACGGTACCGACCCCGAGTGTATCGTTGCCGATGTGATGAAGGAGGGGAACCTCCACGGAACGATCATAGTGAAGTGA
- a CDS encoding acetylornithine aminotransferase ArgD, with protein MKFEEVKDLSSRYLFQNYGRIDLSFTHGSGCYLYDTEGKEYLDLVAGIAVNSIGYSHPDWVKAMQEQVAKLIHVSNLYYVEEQAKLAEKIASITPVGMDRTLFVNSGAEANEGALKVAVRYTGKKKVMAALNGFHGRTAAALGATGQTKYQASFEPLISDAYQYYEYGDCESVKSMVSKDTAAIIVEPIQGEGGVRTASKEFFKTIRDVCTDNGAMMIVDEVQTGLGRTGKWYGIQNFDVVPDIITMAKALGGGAPIGAVTTTEEISKVMTPGTHGTTFGGNPLVTASGCAVLDIMKKENLVQNACDVGTKWMTDLRNIDSPKIKDVRGYGLIIGIEMDTNVTASEVQKYCRDNGVLVNVCHGNTIRLIPPLILKDSQKDVFTKLLKECL; from the coding sequence ATGAAATTCGAAGAAGTGAAGGATCTGAGCTCCAGATACCTTTTCCAGAACTACGGCCGCATCGACCTGTCGTTCACCCACGGTAGCGGATGCTATCTGTACGATACGGAGGGGAAGGAGTATCTCGACCTCGTTGCGGGGATAGCCGTCAACTCGATAGGTTACTCCCATCCTGACTGGGTCAAGGCCATGCAGGAACAGGTGGCCAAGCTGATCCACGTGTCCAACCTCTATTACGTGGAGGAGCAGGCGAAGCTCGCCGAGAAGATAGCATCGATCACACCGGTCGGCATGGACCGCACGCTGTTCGTGAACAGCGGGGCGGAGGCCAACGAGGGTGCCCTGAAGGTCGCCGTGAGATACACGGGAAAGAAGAAGGTCATGGCTGCCCTGAACGGTTTCCACGGCCGTACCGCCGCAGCATTGGGAGCGACGGGTCAGACCAAATACCAGGCGTCATTCGAGCCCCTGATCAGCGATGCATACCAGTACTATGAGTACGGCGACTGCGAGTCGGTGAAGAGCATGGTATCCAAGGATACGGCCGCCATAATCGTCGAGCCCATCCAGGGCGAAGGCGGGGTGCGCACAGCATCGAAGGAGTTCTTCAAGACCATCCGCGACGTGTGCACGGACAACGGCGCGATGATGATCGTCGACGAGGTGCAGACTGGTCTCGGACGTACCGGAAAATGGTATGGGATACAGAACTTCGACGTTGTACCAGACATTATAACGATGGCGAAGGCACTCGGAGGCGGAGCACCCATCGGAGCCGTCACGACCACCGAGGAGATCTCCAAGGTCATGACGCCCGGGACCCACGGTACGACATTCGGAGGGAACCCTCTGGTGACCGCATCCGGATGCGCAGTCCTCGACATCATGAAGAAGGAGAATCTGGTGCAGAACGCCTGCGACGTGGGTACCAAGTGGATGACCGATCTCAGAAACATCGATTCCCCCAAGATCAAAGACGTCCGCGGATACGGTCTGATCATCGGAATCGAGATGGACACGAACGTCACCGCATCCGAGGTCCAGAAGTACTGCCGCGACAATGGCGTGCTGGTGAACGTCTGCCACGGGAACACGATCCGTCTCATCCCGCCGCTCATCCTGAAGGATTCGCAGAAGGACGTCTTCACGAAGCTCTTGAAAGAGTGTCTCTGA
- a CDS encoding argininosuccinate synthase ArgG: protein MCIISPVNMAVAKKTTAKKTSAPKATKEAPKAQRDKVVLAYSGGLDTSVDIHWLQENYNVDVIAIAVNVGQPPSKDDIVARALRNGAIKADFIDVRKEFVEDYIWPALKANAMYQNVYPLSTAVARPLITKVLADVAKKEGAKFIAHGCTAKGNDQVRFDVGLISQNPDLKIIAPMREWITTREEEIDYAKKNGIEIIVKKSSPYSRDENLWGNSCECGVLEDPWEEPPAGVWAYTVDPAKAPAAPKYIEIGFEKGVPVCLDGVRMDGVKLIETLNELAGKYGVGRIDHVEDRLVGIKSRETYECPAAITLITAHRALESLTLPKNTIEFKRIIEQKFSEIIYDGLWYEGLRENLQAFIDSSQEYVTGVVRMKLYKGTATVVGRRSPYSLYDVGLSTYAKGDEFDHNSAVGFIYCWGLPGKTAAKARAAATKKKAPAKKAPAKKTAAKKPAKK from the coding sequence ATGTGCATCATTTCGCCGGTTAATATGGCAGTAGCTAAGAAAACAACTGCAAAGAAAACGAGTGCCCCCAAGGCGACCAAAGAAGCCCCCAAGGCACAGAGAGACAAGGTCGTCCTGGCCTATTCCGGAGGTCTCGACACATCGGTCGACATCCACTGGCTCCAGGAGAACTACAATGTCGATGTCATCGCCATCGCGGTGAACGTCGGACAGCCCCCCAGCAAGGACGACATCGTCGCCCGTGCACTCAGGAACGGAGCCATCAAGGCGGATTTTATCGATGTCAGGAAGGAGTTCGTCGAGGACTACATCTGGCCCGCACTCAAGGCGAACGCCATGTATCAGAACGTCTACCCCCTCAGCACGGCTGTGGCAAGACCCCTCATCACGAAGGTCCTCGCCGATGTGGCCAAGAAGGAAGGGGCGAAGTTCATCGCACACGGATGCACCGCTAAAGGAAACGACCAGGTCAGATTCGATGTCGGACTGATCTCTCAGAACCCCGACCTCAAGATCATCGCACCCATGAGGGAATGGATCACCACCAGAGAGGAGGAGATCGACTACGCCAAGAAGAACGGCATCGAGATCATCGTGAAGAAGTCCAGCCCCTACTCCCGTGACGAGAACCTCTGGGGCAACTCATGCGAGTGCGGAGTACTGGAGGATCCGTGGGAGGAGCCCCCCGCAGGAGTCTGGGCATACACTGTCGATCCCGCGAAGGCACCTGCCGCACCCAAGTACATCGAGATCGGATTCGAGAAGGGTGTGCCGGTCTGCCTCGACGGGGTCAGGATGGACGGCGTCAAGCTCATCGAGACACTCAACGAGCTCGCAGGGAAGTACGGTGTAGGAAGGATCGACCACGTCGAGGATCGTCTCGTCGGAATCAAGAGCCGTGAGACCTACGAGTGCCCCGCGGCCATCACCCTCATCACGGCGCACAGGGCCCTCGAGTCCCTCACGCTGCCCAAGAACACCATCGAGTTCAAGCGCATCATCGAGCAGAAGTTCAGCGAGATCATCTACGACGGACTCTGGTACGAGGGACTCCGCGAGAACCTCCAGGCATTCATCGATTCGAGCCAGGAGTACGTCACCGGTGTCGTCAGGATGAAGCTCTACAAGGGAACCGCGACGGTCGTCGGAAGGAGATCCCCGTACTCGCTGTACGATGTCGGTCTCAGCACCTACGCCAAGGGGGACGAGTTCGACCACAACTCCGCTGTCGGATTCATCTATTGCTGGGGACTGCCCGGCAAGACCGCAGCCAAGGCCCGTGCCGCTGCGACGAAGAAGAAAGCGCCGGCTAAGAAGGCACCCGCCAAGAAGACGGCGGCCAAGAAACCCGCGAAGAAGTGA
- a CDS encoding argininosuccinate lyase ArgH — protein sequence MDDSTLEFTSSLAVDSKMAFYDVMGSLAHVNMLKACKIIPPEDADSIINGLKVILVEIEEGRFELDYKLEDIHTNIEFTLTERIGPAGGKLHTGRSRNDQVAVDFRMYLRDKALEASEAIDGLITSLLKIAEGNADTIMPGFTHMQHAQPVTLAQHMLAYVFKFSRDADRFLDAFERMDKCPLGSAALAGTTYPIDRFMTAKALGFREPTENSMDSVSDRDFVNELAFCSAQTQLHLSSLCEELVLWSSQEFGFVEMDDKYTTGSSIMPQKKNPDIAELVRGKTGGVVGSLMTMMVLTKGLPLTYNRDLQEDKAPVMESIDTVITCLNIMAKVVATSKFRTDRMSDVTVRGQINATDLADYLVTKGIPFREAHAIVGAAVRESIDTGIGLEDMPLDKLRTFSNKIDKDVYGFISVKSCVDRRESYGGTSPSSTDVQMSKAIEQLMAREEVIRQETQLIEGCWKELKK from the coding sequence ATGGACGACTCCACGCTGGAGTTCACGTCCTCGCTGGCGGTGGATTCCAAGATGGCATTCTACGATGTCATGGGGTCCCTCGCCCACGTCAACATGCTGAAGGCATGCAAGATCATCCCGCCGGAGGATGCGGACAGCATCATAAACGGCCTGAAGGTCATCCTCGTGGAGATAGAGGAGGGCAGGTTCGAACTCGATTACAAGCTGGAGGACATCCACACCAACATCGAGTTCACCCTCACCGAGAGGATCGGCCCGGCAGGCGGCAAACTCCACACGGGCAGGAGCAGGAACGACCAGGTCGCAGTGGACTTCAGGATGTACCTGAGGGACAAGGCGCTGGAGGCATCCGAGGCCATCGACGGCCTCATAACATCCCTGCTCAAGATCGCGGAGGGCAACGCCGACACGATCATGCCCGGATTCACACATATGCAGCATGCGCAGCCGGTCACTCTGGCACAGCACATGCTCGCATACGTGTTCAAGTTCTCGCGTGACGCGGACAGGTTCCTGGATGCGTTCGAGAGGATGGACAAGTGCCCCCTCGGATCCGCGGCATTGGCAGGTACCACCTACCCCATAGACAGGTTCATGACCGCTAAGGCCCTCGGATTCAGGGAACCCACGGAGAACTCCATGGATTCCGTCAGCGACAGGGACTTCGTCAACGAGCTCGCGTTCTGCTCCGCACAGACCCAGCTCCACCTCTCCTCGCTCTGCGAGGAGCTCGTCCTGTGGTCATCCCAGGAGTTCGGATTCGTGGAGATGGACGACAAGTACACCACTGGATCGTCCATCATGCCCCAGAAGAAGAACCCGGACATAGCGGAGCTCGTCAGGGGGAAGACCGGAGGTGTCGTGGGATCGCTCATGACCATGATGGTCCTCACGAAAGGACTCCCGCTCACATACAACCGCGACCTCCAGGAGGACAAGGCCCCCGTCATGGAGTCCATCGACACCGTGATCACCTGCCTCAACATCATGGCGAAGGTCGTGGCCACATCCAAGTTCAGGACCGACAGGATGTCCGACGTCACCGTCAGGGGACAGATCAACGCGACGGATCTGGCCGATTATCTTGTAACGAAGGGCATCCCCTTCCGCGAGGCCCACGCGATAGTCGGGGCAGCGGTCAGGGAGAGCATCGACACCGGCATCGGTCTCGAGGACATGCCGCTCGACAAGCTGAGGACGTTCTCCAACAAGATCGACAAGGACGTCTACGGATTCATATCCGTGAAGAGCTGCGTTGACAGAAGGGAATCGTACGGAGGAACCTCACCGTCTTCCACCGATGTCCAGATGTCCAAGGCCATCGAGCAGCTCATGGCCCGCGAAGAGGTCATCCGTCAGGAGACACAGCTCATCGAGGGCTGCTGGAAGGAACTCAAGAAGTGA
- a CDS encoding phosphomethylpyrimidine kinase, translating into MRTALTVAGSDSVGGAGIQADIKAMAAVGIHAASVITAVTAQNTQGVDGIFPIPTDFIQTQLESVLSDCDIKAVKTGMLYSADIVETVADVLEDHDVPLIVDPVMVSGTGCSLCDDDFVRALKKKLLPICELVTPNMYEAEVLAGMKIRNEDDITLACELIGKQGSSVLFKGGHLKGPKVVDYLYLSSEFNKMEYPRLNKAGHGSGCTLSAYITANMAKGLDIVNAVMKSRDMIQESIATQYAIGQGDVVVNPMVKVKGESDKFKILDALDSASARIVDMVPDEFVPNSGMNIAYALKDAAGPEEIAAIDKRMTVHNGILRKNGPAKFGAAEHLSYMLLEVMKRDPKTRCIMSLAYREDIIDVMEEVGFETVSAEIRKDRISESTAKALGKSNKMPDAIIDKGSSKGRLIRMLAHDPEDMLSKLEYIL; encoded by the coding sequence ATGAGAACAGCACTTACAGTCGCAGGGTCTGACTCCGTAGGCGGAGCCGGCATACAGGCGGATATCAAGGCCATGGCGGCCGTCGGTATCCATGCCGCATCGGTGATCACGGCGGTCACGGCCCAGAACACCCAGGGCGTCGACGGGATATTCCCCATACCGACCGATTTCATACAGACCCAGCTGGAGTCCGTTCTCAGTGATTGCGACATCAAGGCCGTCAAGACAGGAATGCTCTACAGCGCCGACATCGTCGAGACCGTGGCTGACGTCCTGGAGGACCATGACGTGCCGCTCATCGTGGATCCGGTCATGGTATCCGGAACGGGCTGCTCCCTCTGCGACGACGATTTCGTGAGGGCTCTGAAGAAGAAGCTCCTGCCCATATGCGAGCTCGTGACCCCCAACATGTACGAGGCCGAGGTCCTGGCGGGAATGAAGATCAGGAACGAAGACGACATCACCCTGGCATGCGAGCTAATCGGTAAACAGGGATCCTCCGTGCTGTTCAAAGGAGGGCACCTGAAAGGCCCCAAGGTGGTGGACTACCTCTACCTGTCATCGGAGTTCAACAAAATGGAGTACCCCCGTCTCAACAAGGCCGGGCACGGAAGCGGATGCACGCTCTCGGCATACATCACCGCCAACATGGCGAAGGGCCTAGACATAGTCAACGCCGTCATGAAGTCCAGGGACATGATACAGGAATCCATAGCGACACAGTACGCCATCGGCCAGGGGGACGTGGTCGTCAACCCCATGGTGAAGGTCAAAGGCGAATCGGACAAGTTCAAGATCCTGGATGCGCTCGATTCCGCATCCGCGAGGATCGTGGACATGGTCCCGGATGAGTTCGTTCCCAACAGCGGTATGAACATCGCATACGCCCTGAAGGACGCCGCGGGACCGGAGGAGATCGCGGCCATCGACAAGCGCATGACCGTCCACAACGGCATCCTCAGGAAGAACGGCCCTGCAAAGTTCGGTGCCGCCGAGCACCTCTCGTACATGCTCCTGGAGGTCATGAAGCGCGACCCGAAGACCAGATGCATCATGAGCCTCGCTTACCGCGAGGACATCATCGACGTCATGGAGGAGGTCGGATTCGAGACCGTATCCGCCGAGATCCGGAAGGACAGGATATCGGAGTCCACCGCCAAGGCCCTGGGCAAGAGCAACAAAATGCCCGATGCCATCATCGACAAGGGCTCGTCCAAAGGCAGGCTCATCAGGATGCTGGCACATGACCCTGAGGACATGCTCTCGAAGCTGGAGTACATCCTCTGA